In a single window of the Nicotiana tomentosiformis chromosome 10, ASM39032v3, whole genome shotgun sequence genome:
- the LOC138900644 gene encoding two-component response regulator ARR2-like isoform X2 has translation MVDVNMPEMDCFEFINGTQLIKDIPIILMSSNVKRGMVEQAVAQGVYFFYMPISAKKLKNIWQHVYRHQKKASQKSENSKANNQVEVMDNTSCANKKMQDTKGKSIVNSAEGSKGKRITDEETQVKNGDSEEEDRSLVSEKAMEKRRRLHWTPDLEKKFKKAVRKLGKKDFDTGSG, from the exons ATGGTGGATGTCAACATGCCAGAAATGGACTGCTTTGAGTTCATCAACGGCACTCAACTCATCAAAGACATACCGATTATTT TAATGTCATCAAATGTGAAGAGGGGAATGGTGGAACAAGCAGTGGCACAAGGGGTATATTTCTTTTATATGCCAATTTcagcaaagaaactcaagaatatATGGCAACATGTGTATAGGCACCAAAAGAAAGCAAGTCAAAAATCAGAAAACAGTAAGGCTAATAATCAAGTTGAAGTAATGGACAATACATCTTGTGCTAATAAGAAAATGCAAGACACAAAGGGAAAAAGCATAGTGAATTCAGCAGAAGGGTCTAAGGGAAAGAGAATTACTGATGAGGAGACACAAGTTAAAAATGGTGATTCAGAAGAAGAGGATCGTTCTTTGGTTTCGGAAAAAGCTATGGAGAAAAGGCGACGCCTGCATTGGACACCtgatcttgaaaagaaattcaagAAGGCCGTTCGCAAGTTAGGAAAAAAAG
- the LOC138900644 gene encoding two-component response regulator ARR2-like isoform X1: protein MVDVNMPEMDCFEFINGTQLIKDIPIILMSSNVKRGMVEQAVAQGVYFFYMPISAKKLKNIWQHVYRHQKKASQKSENSKANNQVEVMDNTSCANKKMQDTKGKSIVNSAEGSKGKRITDEETQVKNGDSEEEDRSLVSEKAMEKRRRLHWTPDLEKKFKKAVRKLGKKAHPKLIMKMMDIPNLTQKQIANHLQILILARVDRDFAIGPLSGDSR, encoded by the exons ATGGTGGATGTCAACATGCCAGAAATGGACTGCTTTGAGTTCATCAACGGCACTCAACTCATCAAAGACATACCGATTATTT TAATGTCATCAAATGTGAAGAGGGGAATGGTGGAACAAGCAGTGGCACAAGGGGTATATTTCTTTTATATGCCAATTTcagcaaagaaactcaagaatatATGGCAACATGTGTATAGGCACCAAAAGAAAGCAAGTCAAAAATCAGAAAACAGTAAGGCTAATAATCAAGTTGAAGTAATGGACAATACATCTTGTGCTAATAAGAAAATGCAAGACACAAAGGGAAAAAGCATAGTGAATTCAGCAGAAGGGTCTAAGGGAAAGAGAATTACTGATGAGGAGACACAAGTTAAAAATGGTGATTCAGAAGAAGAGGATCGTTCTTTGGTTTCGGAAAAAGCTATGGAGAAAAGGCGACGCCTGCATTGGACACCtgatcttgaaaagaaattcaagAAGGCCGTTCGCAAGTTAGGAAAAAAAG CCCATCCTAAACTTATTATGAAGATGATGGATATTCCAAATTTGACTCAGAAACAGATCGCGAACCATTTGCAG